The Pseudomonas viciae genomic interval TACTGCTGAACAGACGCGTGACCTGGTCGGAAAAACCGACGGTCAGGGTCTGATCCATTCGCTGGCGCTCGCGATAGGCTTGCAACACGGCGAAATCACCCGGCTCGCTGTCGCTGTCGAGCAAAGCATCGGCCAGGGCCTGGGCGTCGCGCAGGGACAGGTTGAACCCCTGTCCGGCAATCGGATGCAGGCTATGGGCGGCATTGCCCAGGATCGCCAGGTGCGGGCGTACCTGTTCTTCGGCCTCCACCAGCGCCAACGGATACAGGTGTCGCGCGCCAACCTGCTTCAACGTGCCCAGGCGATAACCGAACACGCCCTGCAATTCGCTGAGAAAACTGCGCTCATCGAGGGCCGCCAGCCGTTGCGCGTCCATGCCCTGTCGGGTCCAGACCAGCGCACAACGATTTTCCGGCAACGGTAACAAAGCCATCGGCCCGTCATCGGTGAAGCGTTCGAAGGCCATGCCGTTGTGGGCTTCGCTGGGTGTGATGTTGGCGATCAATGCGCTCTGGTCATAAGGCCGATTGCGCACGCCGACGCCCAATTGCTCCCGCAGGCCTGAACGGCCACCGTCAGCCAACACGGCCAGGTCGCATTCCAGGGTGATTTCGTCGTCGAGGGTCAGGCGATAACCACCAACCAGTGGCTCCATCCGGGTGACCTGCGCCGGGCAGCGCCAACTGACCACTTCGGTGTCCAGGCCTTGCCACAGGCACTGGCCGAGCCAGGCGTTTTCCACCACATAGCCCAGCGCCGGCACACCCTCTTCCATGGCCGACAAGCGCGCCGTGGAGAACCGTCCGCGATCGGAGACGTGAATCTGTTTGATCGGCTCGGCGCGACGGGAAATTTCCTGCCAGACACCCAACCGTTGATAAATCTGCCGGGCCCCGTAGGACAACGCCGAAGAGCGGGCGTCGTAGCTCGGCTGCCAGGCATTGCCCGGGGCAAAGGGCTCGATCAGCATGATCTTCCAGCCCCGGGCCTTGGCACCGGCCTGCAGGGCCAGCGCCAGGCTCGCGCCGACCAGGCCGCCGCCGATGATCGCCAGATTGACCCGGCTCATGCTGCTTGCGTCCGTGCGGCGGCCATCAAGGCCTCGATGTCAGCGACCGTTTTGGGGACGCCTTGGCTCAGGATTTCACAACCGGTCTTGGTCACTACCACGTCATCCTCGATACGCACGCCGATGCCGCGCCATTTTTTCGCGACGCTGCGGTTATTCGGGCTGATGTAGATGCCCGGCTCCACGGTCAGCGTCATGCCGACTTCCAGTACCCGCCACTCGCCACCGACCCGGTATTCGCCCACGTCGTGTACGTCCATGCCCAGCCAGTGGCCGGCGCGGTGCATGTAGAACGCCCGGTAGGCTTCGCTGGCGATCAACTCATCCACCTCGCCTTCCAACAGCCCAAGTCGCACCAGGCCCTCGGTAATGACCCGCACCGTCGCTTCATGGGCCTGGTTCCAATGTTTGTCCGGCGCGATCTCGGCAAACGCGGCCTCCTGGGCCGCCAGCACCACTTCGTAGATCGCTTTCTGCTCAGGCGAATACTTGCCGTTGACCGGCCAGGTACGGGTGATATCACTGGCGTAGCAATCGATTTCACAACCGGCGTCGATCAACACCAGGTCTCCGTCCTTGAGCGGCGCGTCGTTCTGCTGGTAATGCAGGATGCAGCTGTTACGCCCCGCCGCGACGATCGAGCCATAGGCCGGCATCTTCGCCCCGCCCTTGCGGAACTCATAGTCGAGCTCGGCTTCCAGGCTGTATTCATGCAACCCCGCACGCGCCGCCTGCATCGCCCGGATGTGCGCCTGGGCGGAAATCCGCGCCGCTTCGCGCATCACTTTTACTTCTGCCGCCGATTTATACAGGCGCATGTCGTGCAGCAAGTGATCCAGGGCAACGAATTCGTTCGGCGGCTGGGCGCCGAGGTGGGCCTTGGAACGAATCACGTTGATCCACTCCATCAGGTGCCGATCGAATTCCGGATTGCTGCCCATGGCCGAATACACCCGGTCGCGGCCTTCGATCAGGCCCGGCAGGATGTCGTCGATGTCCGTGATGGGAAATGCGTCGTCGGCGCCGTAGTCACGCATCGCCCCTTCCTGGCCGGCGCGCAGGCCATCCCACAACTCACGTTCGGCGTTGCGCTCACGACAAAAGAGGATGTACTCGCCATGGGCGCGGCCAGGCATCAGCACCAGTACCGCTTGCGGTTCGGGAAAGCCGCTGAGGTACTGGAAGTCGCTGTCCTGGCGGTAGATGTGCTCGACGTCGCGGTTGCGGATCGCAACGGCGGCGGCGGGCAGGATTGCGATGCTGTTGGGCTCCATCTGCGCCATCAGGGCCTTGCGGCGACGGCTGTATTCCGATTTCGGGATATGAATCATGGGCAGACGGTGTTCCCTCTAAAAAATTAATGCAAGGACGGCTTGGCCGCCGCTGCATCGGTTTTCTTGGTCTCGGTGAACAATAGCAATGGTGCGACCCGCAGGTACTCCATCACTTCCATGTAGTCGCTTTCGCCGTCATCGGACTCTTCCAGGGCGTCCTGGACCTGAGAGATCGCCGCCAGGTCTTGCAACACTTCCTTGGCCTCGTCGCTCAACGCGTATTCGCGGCGGGTCAAGCCGAAGCCGGCGAGGAAACCCTGGCACCATTGGCCCAACGCAGCGGCGCGGTCAGCCAACGGCGCATCGTCGGTGGGCAGCAGCAGGACGACGGTCATGTCGTCGCTGGTAAGCTCGCCCTTGACCATCTCTTGCAGGCCGATCAAGGCATTACGAACGTTGTCTTGTGGTTCGCCTTCCAGCAACTCGGCGGCGTCGGCCAACCAGCCGTCGGCATCGAAGCCGGCGCCGGCGCAACTGCGACCGAGCAGCAGGCCGTGCAGTTCGGCAGGCGAGACAGGATGACCGCTGGTGCTCAGCAGGGTGGCGAATGCTTGATACGGGGAATTCTGAATGGGCATGGGCAGCTAGGCGCCAGACGGCGCTATGTCTAGAATGGAGGCCTTGTATCCTACATCGACAGACTCGCCAAGACCATTAAAGGCTGTGCGACCCCTATCCCCATCAGACACATTCTTCAGTGGACACAATGGAAGACACCGACCTGCAAGCGCTGATGGCCAGACTCGAATTGCTAATTGACCGGGTCGAGCAACTTAAGAGCCAAAACGGACTCCTATTAGCTCAGGAAAAGACCTGGCGCGAGGAACGCGCGCACCTCATTGAAAAAAACGAAATCGCCCGGCGTAAGGTCGAATCGATGATTTCGCGCCTCAAGGCCCTGGAGCAAGACTCATGAGTTCAAGCAATAGCGTTACCGTGCAGATCCTCGACAAAGAATATTCGATCATCTGCCCCCAGGAAGAGCGTAGCAACCTGGTGAGTGCCGCCCGTTACCTGGACGGCAAGATGCGCGAGATCCGCAGCAGCGGCAAAGTCATCGGCGCCGACCGCATTGCCGTGATGGCAGCCTTGAACATTACCCACGACCTGCTCCATCGCCAGGATACGCCTGACCTGCAGGTCAGCGGCTCGACCCGTGAGCAGGTACGGGACCTGCTCGATCGGGTGGATCTGGTGCTGGCCACCGATCCGGACGTCAGCAAGGGCTGATTCGCGAGGCTGCCTGGGGTATACTCGCCTCACTCCCTGGGGTGCTTGCCAGTTGGTGATGTCCCTGAGCCGATACGCACAACCACGGGGGTTGCACGTTGGGGCCGGTGTGCATGTCCGCTTGACGGAAAGCCTTAACGCCCCCTGCAACTTCCACCTTGAACTTTCGGGTTCAAGGGCTAAGCCGACAGCGGTTCATCCGGGGAGCCTGATTTCAAACAATGCCAGTCCAAGTGGACTGGCATTGTTGTTTGCGCCGTCGGCATTTCTGAGGGCCCTGTTTTGCGGTTACGCTGTGCTCCGTCACCGACTCCGTGAAGCATCGATATGACCGAACCCGCGCTGCTGCCCCGCCCGCAACTTCGACGCCTGCTGCGCCAGGCCCGTCGCGCCCTGACACCCGCCCAGCAACGGCAAGCCGCCCACGGGCTCTACAAGCAATTGGCCCAGCATCCGCTGTTTCGTCGCGCCCGCCACATCGCCCTGTATCTGCCCAACGATGGCGAGATCGACCCGCGCCTGCTACTGCGCGCCGCCCAGCGCCGGGGCAAGGCCACTTATCTGCCGGTGCTCAGTCCATGGCCCCGGACCAAGATGGTTTTTCAACGCATCCAACCTGGCGAAAAAATGCAGCCCAACCGTTTTCGTATCCCTGAACCACGCAAGAACATCGCCCGGCAGCGCAAGGTCTGGACATTGGATCTGGTGTTATTGCCGCTGGTGGGGTTTGACGATGCGGGGGGCCGACTGGGCATGGGCGGCGGCTTCTATGACCGCAGCCTGGCCTATCTGGCGCGACGCAAGCAATGGCGCAAGCCAACGCTGCTGGGGCTGGCCCATGAATGTCAGAAGGTCGAACGATTGGCGCAGGCAAGCTGGGACGTACCGCTGCAGGGAACGGTCAGCGACAGGCATTGGTATCTGGTGCAATAGACGCCGCGAGAATCAGCGGCGCCTGGAAGACAGGTTCAGCGTTTGATCGATGGCGCGGGTTGGATGATGTCCACCGGCGCGTCGGTCTTGTTGGCCCACAAGCTTTGAGCGTAACCCGTGGTCACGACCCCCAGGCCGAACAGAATGACCAGGATCCACAGCAAATCCGGTTTGCGTTTCATCGATTGCCCCCCTCAAGGCACATCACACACGATGACAGCAGCGGTTTTCTTATTGGCCGTGCAGCAGCGTCAAGCTTGGAAGGCCGGCATTTTGCGGCAACCTGCTCTGACACGCAAACTCTGGCGTCAACCGACTGTCGGTTTGTCATAAAATCGCTGAACTTTTTTTCTCAACACCGCCCAGGAGTAGAAATCATGGCCTATTGGTTGATGAAGTCCGAGCCCGACGAGTTGTCCATCCGAGGCCTGGAAAAGCTCGGCCAGGCGCGCTGGGACGGGGTGCGCAACTACCAGGCGCGCAATTTCCTGCGGACCATGGCGGTGGGCGACTCATTCTTTTTCTACCACTCCAGTTGCCCGGAGCCAGGTATCGCCGGCATCGGACAGATCGTGCGAGCGGCCTACCCTGATCCAACGGCACTGGAACCTGACAGTCATTACTTCGATCCCAAGGCCAGCCCGGATAAAAACCCCTGGACCGCGATCGACGTAACCCATGTCGAAACCTTCCCCCACGTGCTGAAGCTCGACTATCTCAAGCAGCAGACCGCCCTGGCGGAAATGCCGCTGGTGCAGAAAGGCTCGCGACTGTCGGTGATGCCGGTAACCGCCGAACAGTGGGCGGCGGTGATTGCCTTGCGCTGATCACCCATGAGTTGATGGACATCAAGCTGGACCGGGCACTGATCCAGCAAACTGCAATGCTACAGCCGCAGGATGCCGGACATGTCGACAAACCCTCGTACCTCGCGTTTTTTTGCCCTCGCCCTGCTGGCTGTGTTGCTGGCCGCCGGTGGGTTCGGCTACTGGAAGTCGCTGCATGATCGCTTGCCAGAAGGCCTGAGCATGGGCAACGGGCGCCTTGAGGCCACCGAAGTCCAGATCGCCAGCAAGACGCCCGGACGCCTGGCCGAGGTTCATGTCGATGAAGGCGACAACGTCCTCAAGGGCCAATTGCTGGCGCGCATGGACACCCGCACCCTGGAGGCCCAGCGCAACCAGGCTGAGGCCGAAGTGGTGCGCGCCCGGGAAAACCTCGCCGCCGCCGAGGCCAATGTGCAACTGCGCCAGAGCGAACAATTGCTCGCTCACCAGGAACTCAAACGGAGCCAGGAACTGTTCAAACGCGGTTACGCCAGCGCCCAGGTCATTGACCAGCAGCAAGCCCGCGTCGACACCGCCAACGCTGCGGTTAACGCAGCCCGGGCCCAGGTATCGGCGGCGACGGCCGCCATCGGCGCGACCCAGGCCCAGGTGGCCCAACTGACCAGCGAAATCGACGACAGCAGTTTGCGCGCCCCCCTCGACGGCGTGATCCAGTTGCGTCTGGCCGAACCGGGCGAAGTGCTGGGCGCCGGCGGCCGGGTGCTGCTGATGATCGATCCGAACGACCAATACATGAACCTGTATCTGCCGGCATCCGTGGCCGGGAAACTGGCGGTAGGCGATGAAGCGCGACTGCTACTCGACGCCCTGCCCCAGCGACCGCTGCCGGCCAAGGTCAGCTTCGTCGCGGCCAAGTCCCAATTCACCCCCAAGGAAGTCGAGACCCGTGATGAGCGCCAGAAACTGGTGTTCCGCGTCAAAGTGCACCTGACCCAGCCCGGTGAAGTGCCCCAGGCCAAACCCGGCATGCCCGGCGCCGGCTACGTGCGCACCGCCCCCATCGACTGGCCGGCCAACCTGCAATGAGCGCCACCCAGAGCGAAACGGCGCTACAGGCTTCGGGTCTCGAACATCGCTACGGCCAGCATGTGGCCTTGAGCGATATCGCCTTCAGCCTGCCCGCCGGCACTCGCTGCGGTCTGATTGGCCCCGACGGCGCCGGCAAATCGAGCCTCCTGGGGCTGATTGCCGGGGTGAAGAAACTCCAATGCGGTCAATTGCAGGTACTGGGTGCATCGATCGAGGATCGCCACCATCGCAACACCCTCTATCGACGCATTGCGTTCATGCCTCAAGGTCTGGGGGGCAACCTTTACCCTGATTTGTCGATCCGCGAGAACATCCGGTTCTTTGGTACATTGTTCGGGCTCTCGCGGGCCGAATGCGCACAGCGTATGGGCAAGTTGTTGCTGGCGACCGACCTGCAACGTTTTGCCGACCGCCCGGCGGGCAAGCTGTCGGGGGGCATGAAACAAAAGCTCGGCCTGTGCTGTGCACTGATCCATGAACCCGACCTTTTGATTCTCGACGAACCCACCACCGGGGTGGATCCCCTGTCCCGCCGACGCTTCTGGGAACTGATAGAAGACGTACGCCGACAACGACCGCAACTGACCCTGCTGGTCGCCACGGCGTATATGGAAGAAGCCGAACAATTCGAGCATTGCCTGATGCTCGACAACGGGCGCTTGATCGCCAAGGGGTTGAGTGCCGAACTGGCTGCCGTCACACCCGATGGAAAACTCGACTCGGCCTTCACTCATTTCCAGGGCGACAGCGGCCACAACGCCGAGCCGCTGACGATCCCTCCCAGGACCAACGGTACTGCCGACATCGCCATCGAAGCCCATGACCTTACCCTGCGCTTCGGTGACTTCACCGCAGTCGACAAGGTCAGCTTCGCGATCGGTCGCGGTGAGATCTTTGGTTTCCTGGGTTCCAACGGATGCGGCAAGACCACCACCATGAAAGTGCTGACCGGGCTGATGCCCGCCAGCGAAGGCGAGGCCCGCCTGCTGGGCAAGCCGGTGGACGCCAAGGACCTGGCCACCCGCAAACGCGTGGGGTTCATGTCGCAGAGCTTTTCGCTGTATGGGGAATTGAGCGTACGGCAGAACCTGGCCCTGCACGCCGAGCTGTTCGACCTGCCCAAGGCCCAAAGCGGCGCCCGCATCGAAGAGCTGATCAAGCGCTTCAATCTGCAGGACCTCGCCGACCAACCTTCCGGTGCGTTACCCCTGGGCCTGCGCCAGCGCTTGTCCCTGGCGGTGGCGGTGCTGCATCGCCCGGAAGTGCTGATCCTCGACGAACCGACCTCAGGCGTTGACCCGGCCGCGCGGGATGACTTCTGGCGGCTGCTGATCGAGCTGTCTCGCGAGCAGGGCGTGACGATTTTTCTCTCCACGCACTTCATGAACGAAGCTCAACGCTGCGACCGCATTTCGCTGATGCACGCTGGCAAAGTCCTGGCCTGTGACACACCGGCAGCCCTGCAGGCGCAGTTCAACGGCCAGACCCTGGAAGCGGCGTTCGTCACCTGCCTGGAACAAGCCCAGGGCGAGACGCCACAAGACACCACCCCCGTGGCCCTCGACACCGCCGGCGCCCCCCAGGACCGACACGGCCTCAGCCTTGGTCGACTGTGGGCCGTCGCCAGCCGCGAAGGCAAGGAACTGCTGCGCGACAAAGTGCGGATGGCGTTCGCCTTGCTCGGTGCGTTGTTCATGATGGTGATCTTCGGCTACGGCATCTCCCTGGACGTGGAAAAACTCGCCTTCGCTGTGTTTGATCAGGATCAGAGCCCGCAAAGTCGCGCTTATCTGGAAGCGTTTCGCAGCTCGCGCTATTTCGACGAGCAGCCGGTCATCCAAGGCGCCAGCGAGTTGCATCGGCGCCTGCAACGCTCGGAAATCAAACTGGCCCTGGAAATACCACCCGGCTTCGGTCGTGACCTGTACGCCGGTCGCCAACCCACCGTCGGCGCCTGGCTCGACGGCGGCATGCCGTTTCGCGCCGAGACCAGTCGCAACTACGTCCAGGCTGTGCATCAAGCCAATCTCGAACAGTTGGTCGAACAGAGCAGCCCGGCGCGAAACCGCCAGGCCGCGGCCAAGCTGGAAACCCGCTTCCGCTACAACCAGGACGTGGTCAGCGTCAACGCCATCGGCCCAGGAGTCATGGCGCTGATCCTGGCATTCATTCCGGCCATGTTGACGGCCTTGGGCATCGTGCGGGAAAAGGAACTGGGTTCGATCACCAACTTCTACGCCACCCCGCTGACCCGCCTGGAGTTCCTCTTGGGCAAACAAGTGCCCTACCTGGCGGTCAGCCTGATCAACCTGGCCCTGCTGACAGCGATGAACCGCTGGCTGTTCGGCGTGCCGTTCAAGGGCAGTGGCCTGACGCTGGCATTGGGCGGCCTGCTCTATGTGCTGGCGACCACCAGCATGGGGTTGCTGATCTCGGCGTTCACTCGCACCCAGATCGCGGCGATTCTCGGCACCATGATCATCACCAGCCTGCCGACAATCCAATTCTCGGGGCTGATCGTGCCGCGCTCATCCCTGGAAGGCGCCGCCTCGGTAATGGGCCAGTTGTTTCCCGCCGGTTATTTCCTGGACATCGCTGTCGGCACTTTCACCAAGGCCCTGGATCTGCGCCAGCTGTGGCCGCAATGCCTGGCGTTATTCGGGTTCTTCCTGGGGTTCACCGGGCTCAGCCTGGTCATGCTGAAAAAGCAGGAGGCCTGATGCATACGCTTTCACATATCTGGCGTCTTGGGCTCAAGGAACTGACCAGCCTGCGCTACGACTCGGTCCTGCTGCTGTTTCTAGGCTATGCCTTTACCGTGGCGATCTACATGCCGGCCGCAGGCTCGGTGATCGGCGTCCACAACGCCAGCGTGGCGATAGTGGATGAAGACCAGAGCCACCTGTCACGCCAACTGGCCCAGGTCCTGCAACCACCGGAGTTCCAGAGCCCGGTGGCGCTGCCCTATGCCGAACTGGACAAGGTCATGGACAGTGGCCGCTACACCTTTGTCATTAACGTGCCCGCCAACTTCCAGGCCGACCTGCTCGCCGGACGCGAACCGGCGCTGCAATTGAACGTCGACGCCACGGCCATGAGCCAGGCATTCATGGGCGCCGGTTACATCGGGCGGATTTTCCAACAGGAACTGCTGACCTACAGCGGCCAGGCGCAAGCGAGCGAACTAACCCCCGTGAAATTGACTACCCGTTCGTTGTTCAACACCAATCTGGAGGGCGGGTGGTTTCTGGCGGTGATCCAGATCGTCAACAACATCACCATCCTGGCCATCATCCTGACGGGCACCGCGCTGCTACGCGAGCGCGAGCACGGGACCCTGGATCACTTGCTGGTACTGCCGCTGACGGCACTGGAGATCATGCTGGCGAAAATCTGGAGCAACATGCTGGTAGTGGTGCTCTGCACCTGGGCGTCGCTGGAAATTATCGTCAAGTTCGCGTTGGGGGTGCCGCTTGCCGGCTCCATGCTTCTCTTTCTGCTGGTGACCGCACTCTACCTGTTCGCCAGCACCGCACTGGGCATCTTTCTCGCCACCCTGGCCCGCTCGACACCGCAGTTCGGGCTACTGTCGATCCCCGTCATTATTCCGATGCTGCTGTTGTCGGGCGGCAGCACGCCGCTGGACAGCATGCCGCAATGGTTGCAATGGGTGATGCAAGGGTCGCCCTCGACCCATTTCGTCAGCCTCAGCGCGGCGATCCTGTTCCGTGACGCAGGCGTTGAGGTGGTATGGCCGGACGTGCTGGCGTTGGCGGCGATCGGGCTCCTGTTCTTTGCCGTCGCCCTGGGGCGGTTTCGCAAAAGCCTGGCGTCGTGATGAAAAAAGCCGCCTTTGACAGCCCCGAGAAAATTGCGGCACTGCCAAAGGCGGCGACTCTGGCGATTTATTGAATGATCAGGTTGTTGAACAACAGATCATCCACCATCGGCTTGCCGGTCTCGTCGTTCATCACCTGCTGGGTCTGCTTCAACGCTTCCTGACGCAGCTTTTCCTTGGCTTCCAGGTTGTTCATCGCCTCGGTGGTCTGCTGGGCAAACAGCGCAACCAACTGGTTGCGAATCAGCGGCTCGTTGGCCTTTACCGCCGCCACGGCAGCATCACCGGTCACGCGCAAGGCCACATCGGCCTTGTAGACCTTCAGCTTGGCTGTACCGTCGAGCCCATAATTGCCGACAAAGGGCGGGCTAAGGGTGATGTAACTGACTTTCGGCGCCTCGCCTTCTTTGGCCTCTTCGGCCATCGCCGCCGCAGGCAACGACAGGGCCAGCATCAACATGATCCACGCTTTCACATTTGACTCCTCATCCGGTTTGCGGCCCAGCATACCGCCCCGCCGTTCAAGCACAAGCTTATGGCCAGCTATCAGGGCAAGGCATGCTCGTTGACCCATCGACTCTCACACCTACACTTATCGGCCATCACTCCCAAAGGAATAGCCCTGATGAAAGCCGTGCTGTGCAAAGAATTCGGCCCCGCCGAATCGCTGGTGCTGGAAGACGTCGCCAGCCCCGTCGCGAAGAAGAACGAAGTGCTGCTGGACGTGCACGCCGCCGGGGTGAACTTCCCTGACACGCTGATCATCGAGGGCAAATATCAATTCAAGCCACCCTTCCCGTTCTCCCCTGGTGGCGAAGCGGCGGGCGTGGTCAGTGCGGTGGGTGAAAATGTCAGCCACCTGAAGGTCGGTGATCGGGTCATGGCGCTGACCGGCTGGGGCAGCTTTGCCGAGCAGGTGGCGGTGCCAGGCTATAACGTGTTGCCAATCCCGGCGTCCATGGACTTCAACACCGCTGCCGCCTTCAGCATGACCTACGGCACCTCGATGCACGCCCTCAAGCAACGGGCCAACTTGCAACCCGGCGAAACCCTGCTGGTGCTCGGCGCATCCGGCGGGGTTGGCCTGGCTGCGGTAGAGATCGGCAAGGCCATGGGCGCCCGGGTCATCGCCGCCGCCAGTAGCACAGAAAAACTCGCCGTGGCCAAGGCCGCTGGCGCCGACGAGTTGATCAACTACAGCGAAACCAGCCTCAAGGATGAAATCAAGCGACTCACCGACGGCCAGGGCGCCGATGTGATCTACGATCCGGTGGGTGGCGACCTGTTCGACCAGGCCATCCGCGCCATCGCCTGGAATGGCCGGCTGCTGGTAGTCGGTTTTGCCAGCGGGCGCATCCCCGAGCTGCCGGTGAACCTCGCCCTGCTCAAGGGCGCCGCCGTAGTGGGCGTGTTCTGGGGCTCCTTCGCCCAACGCCAGCCCCAGGACAACGCCGCCAATTTCCAGCAACTGTTTGGCTGGTTCGCCGAAGGCAAGCTCAAGCCACTGGTGTCGCAGGTGTATCCACTGAGCAATGCCGCCCAGGCGATCAATGACCTGGGGCAGCGCAAGGCGGTGGGGAAGGTGGTTGTGCAGGTGCGTTGAAGCGTCACAGCGGTCCGGGTGCCTGAAGCCGCGGACCGCTATTGGCAAGCACTAGAACAACGCGCGAATCTCCTTCGGCAACATCCTCACATACCGTGACGCAGGAAAACTCCCGCAGTGCTTCGCGATCATGGGCACGTGCCTGTTGAAGCAGGCGATCAAGGCCAGACGCTCGACATCCGACATCTGCTTGACGAAAAACACATTGGACAAGTAGCTGCGCGTGGAACGGAACGGGAGCAAACCTTGCATCCATAGTTAGCCCCAAGTGCATTGATGTCCGAGCACTCCCAGGCCTGGCTCCATTTACTGTCATCCAAAGGCCCGTCATCCAGGCGGAACTCGAACGGCGCCAGGACGTGCGTCTGCTCCCGATGTTCGTTGCCCACCGTCCAAGGACTCTTGGGCACCAACAACACACCCATCACCCAACTCGTACCGGACAAGCACAGCAACAGCATCACAACGCACCACCTCATACCTTGACCCCTCACCTGAATGCCAGCGCTGGCAGAAAGGTGAAGGGTAAAGACCGGACCTCATTGGCTAAATGGCGAGACTTCCCGTTTAGTTGAAGGACGTTTCCCACTGTTCTGTCCCGCCACCAAGACATGTGAGCGCGAAAAATCCAGACAAGACAATTCCTACGACGTCATCAGCGTATGCCGGAGCGACGTGTTCATTTAAGAACATTACCCAGGGCTTTTTTCTCTGTTTATCGACCAACAAGCAATGCTATTTTCGGTAACGAAACTGTAACATTCGCATTCGCAGTCATAACAAGAACCTGGAGCCCTTGAATGTTTGCTTTCTTTCGTCCTGCCGCACACCAGGCGTCTCTGCCTGAAGAAAAAATAGACAGCACCTACCGACGCCTTCGCTGGCAGATCTTCGCCGGCATCTTCATTGGCTACGCCGGGTATTACTTGCTGCGCAAGAACTTCTCCCTGGCCATGCCGTACCTGATCGATGAGGGCTATACCCGCGGTCAGCTGGGCCTGGCCATGTCGGCCATCGCCATCGCCTACGGGCTTTCGAAGTTCCTGATGGGCCTGGTGTCCGACCGCTCCAACCCGCGCTACTTCCTGCCATTCGGTTTGCTGGTGTCGGCTGGGGTGATGTTCGTTTTCGGTTTCGCGCCTTGGGCGACGTCCAGCGTGACCATGATGTTCATTCTGCTGTTCATCAACGGCTGGGCCCAGGGCATGGGCTGGCCGCCGAGCGGACGGACCATGGTGCACTGGTGGTCGCAGAAAGAACGCGGCGGCGTTGTCTCGGTGTGGAACGTGGCGCATAACGTCGGCGGCGGCCTGATCGGCCCGCTGTTCCTGCTGGGGATGGGCTGGTTCAACGACTGGCATGCG includes:
- a CDS encoding 5-formyltetrahydrofolate cyclo-ligase yields the protein MTEPALLPRPQLRRLLRQARRALTPAQQRQAAHGLYKQLAQHPLFRRARHIALYLPNDGEIDPRLLLRAAQRRGKATYLPVLSPWPRTKMVFQRIQPGEKMQPNRFRIPEPRKNIARQRKVWTLDLVLLPLVGFDDAGGRLGMGGGFYDRSLAYLARRKQWRKPTLLGLAHECQKVERLAQASWDVPLQGTVSDRHWYLVQ
- a CDS encoding YecA family protein; its protein translation is MPIQNSPYQAFATLLSTSGHPVSPAELHGLLLGRSCAGAGFDADGWLADAAELLEGEPQDNVRNALIGLQEMVKGELTSDDMTVVLLLPTDDAPLADRAAALGQWCQGFLAGFGLTRREYALSDEAKEVLQDLAAISQVQDALEESDDGESDYMEVMEYLRVAPLLLFTETKKTDAAAAKPSLH
- a CDS encoding cell division protein ZapA, whose amino-acid sequence is MSSSNSVTVQILDKEYSIICPQEERSNLVSAARYLDGKMREIRSSGKVIGADRIAVMAALNITHDLLHRQDTPDLQVSGSTREQVRDLLDRVDLVLATDPDVSKG
- the pepP gene encoding Xaa-Pro aminopeptidase, with product MIHIPKSEYSRRRKALMAQMEPNSIAILPAAAVAIRNRDVEHIYRQDSDFQYLSGFPEPQAVLVLMPGRAHGEYILFCRERNAERELWDGLRAGQEGAMRDYGADDAFPITDIDDILPGLIEGRDRVYSAMGSNPEFDRHLMEWINVIRSKAHLGAQPPNEFVALDHLLHDMRLYKSAAEVKVMREAARISAQAHIRAMQAARAGLHEYSLEAELDYEFRKGGAKMPAYGSIVAAGRNSCILHYQQNDAPLKDGDLVLIDAGCEIDCYASDITRTWPVNGKYSPEQKAIYEVVLAAQEAAFAEIAPDKHWNQAHEATVRVITEGLVRLGLLEGEVDELIASEAYRAFYMHRAGHWLGMDVHDVGEYRVGGEWRVLEVGMTLTVEPGIYISPNNRSVAKKWRGIGVRIEDDVVVTKTGCEILSQGVPKTVADIEALMAAARTQAA
- a CDS encoding EVE domain-containing protein, encoding MAYWLMKSEPDELSIRGLEKLGQARWDGVRNYQARNFLRTMAVGDSFFFYHSSCPEPGIAGIGQIVRAAYPDPTALEPDSHYFDPKASPDKNPWTAIDVTHVETFPHVLKLDYLKQQTALAEMPLVQKGSRLSVMPVTAEQWAAVIALR
- a CDS encoding HlyD family secretion protein, with the protein product MSTNPRTSRFFALALLAVLLAAGGFGYWKSLHDRLPEGLSMGNGRLEATEVQIASKTPGRLAEVHVDEGDNVLKGQLLARMDTRTLEAQRNQAEAEVVRARENLAAAEANVQLRQSEQLLAHQELKRSQELFKRGYASAQVIDQQQARVDTANAAVNAARAQVSAATAAIGATQAQVAQLTSEIDDSSLRAPLDGVIQLRLAEPGEVLGAGGRVLLMIDPNDQYMNLYLPASVAGKLAVGDEARLLLDALPQRPLPAKVSFVAAKSQFTPKEVETRDERQKLVFRVKVHLTQPGEVPQAKPGMPGAGYVRTAPIDWPANLQ
- a CDS encoding TIGR02449 family protein; translation: MEDTDLQALMARLELLIDRVEQLKSQNGLLLAQEKTWREERAHLIEKNEIARRKVESMISRLKALEQDS
- the ubiH gene encoding 2-octaprenyl-6-methoxyphenyl hydroxylase, producing MSRVNLAIIGGGLVGASLALALQAGAKARGWKIMLIEPFAPGNAWQPSYDARSSALSYGARQIYQRLGVWQEISRRAEPIKQIHVSDRGRFSTARLSAMEEGVPALGYVVENAWLGQCLWQGLDTEVVSWRCPAQVTRMEPLVGGYRLTLDDEITLECDLAVLADGGRSGLREQLGVGVRNRPYDQSALIANITPSEAHNGMAFERFTDDGPMALLPLPENRCALVWTRQGMDAQRLAALDERSFLSELQGVFGYRLGTLKQVGARHLYPLALVEAEEQVRPHLAILGNAAHSLHPIAGQGFNLSLRDAQALADALLDSDSEPGDFAVLQAYRERQRMDQTLTVGFSDQVTRLFSSNLPLVSLGRNLGLLGLDLLPPAKRWFARQAMGLGTRPDA